CGAGGCCGAAGGTGAAGGCGAGCGGCGGCGAGCCGATGAACACGTCGTCCTCGTTCGCCCGCAGGACCTCGCGGGCGTAGCAGTCGCAGATCACCAGGAGGTCGCGCTGGTAATGGATCGTCGCCTTCGGCAGGCCGGTGGTGCCGGAGGTGAAGCCGAGGAGGCACGGATCGTCGGCCCGGGTCGGGGGCGGCTCGAACCGGTCGGAGGCGCCGTCGAGGAGGTCGCCGAGCTCGCCCCCGGCGGTGCCGCGCCAGGTGACGACCCGCACCGGCTCGGCCCGGCCGTCGACGGCTTTCGCCATCTCGTCGATCAGCCCGGCATCGCAGAGCGCGAGCGGGATGCGGGCCTTGTCGAGGATCTGGGTCAGCTCGCGCGCCCGCAAGAGCGGCATCGTCGCCACCACGATCCCGCCGGCCTTGATGATGGCGAGGTACAAAGCGACCTTGGTCGGGTTGTTGGCCGAGCGCAGCAGCACCCGGCCCCCCGGCACCAGGCCGAGGCGGTCGACGAGGACGTTCGCCATCCGGTCGATCTGCCGCTTCAGCGCGGCATAGGTCCAGGTGACGTGCTCGCCGACGAGGGCCACCCGGTCGCCGCGCCCCTCCGCGACGTGGCGGTCGACCAGCTCGACGGTAGCGTTCAGGTGCTCGGGATAGCCGAGCCGGTCGAGGTTGACGAAGTCCGGCATCCGGTCCGGCGGCGGCAGGTTGTCCCGCACGAAGGTGTCGGGAGCCCGCGCCCACGGGCTGGCCCCGGCCCCGGCGGGAGCCGGAACCGCGACGATCCCCGGTACGGGAGCCTCGGATACCGGGATGTCCTGGGTCTTCGACACGGCAGCCTCCATCGGACACTCCTCTCAGGCGGGACCCGGCCCTCAGGCGAGAATCTGGCGGGCGATGACGAGCTTCTGGACCTCGGTGGCGCCCTCGTAGATCCGCAGCGCGCGGATCTCGCGGTAGAGCGTCTCCGGCACCGAGCCGGAGCGGACGCCCTCGCCGCCATGGAGTTGCACCGCCCGGTCGATCACCCCCTGCGCGGCTTCCGTCGCCACCATCTTGGCCATCGCGGCCTCGCGGGTGATGCGGGGCGCCCCCGAATCGCGGGTCCAGGCGGCGCGGTAGACGTGGAGCGCCGCGGTATCGATCGCCGTCGCCATCTCGGCGAGGCTGGTCTGGGTCAGCTGCATCGCGGAAAGCGGCGCGCCGAACAGGTTTCGCGATTGCGCCCGCCGGAGCGAGGCGTCGAGGGCGCGGCGGGCAAAGCCCAAAGCCGCGGCGCCGACGGTCGCGCGGAAGACGTCGAGCGTCGCCATCGCGACCTTGAACCCGGCCCCGGCCGCGCCGATGCGGTTCTCCGCCGGCACGCGGCAATCCTCGAAGCGCAGGCGCGCGAGCGGGTGGGGGGCGATGGTGTCGAGACGCTCAGGTATCGTCAGGCCGGGCGTATCGGCCGGCACGAGGTAGGCCGAGAGGCCCCGTGCCCCCGGCGCCTCGCCGCTGCGGGCGAAGACGACGT
This is a stretch of genomic DNA from Methylobacterium sp. 17Sr1-1. It encodes these proteins:
- a CDS encoding acyl-CoA dehydrogenase family protein, whose amino-acid sequence is MPDQTFLDWPFFEPRHRDLAAEAEAWAARTVPDLVDHHDVDGSCRRLVSALGEAGFLRFAAPEDGVFDVRALCLLRETFARHDGLADFAFAMQGLGTGALTLEGTAAQREAVLPGVRAGRRIAAFALTEPEAGSDVAEIALAAVPADGGMVRLDGEKTWISNGGIADTYVVFARSGEAPGARGLSAYLVPADTPGLTIPERLDTIAPHPLARLRFEDCRVPAENRIGAAGAGFKVAMATLDVFRATVGAAALGFARRALDASLRRAQSRNLFGAPLSAMQLTQTSLAEMATAIDTAALHVYRAAWTRDSGAPRITREAAMAKMVATEAAQGVIDRAVQLHGGEGVRSGSVPETLYREIRALRIYEGATEVQKLVIARQILA